A stretch of the Meiothermus cerbereus DSM 11376 genome encodes the following:
- a CDS encoding rhodanese-like domain-containing protein, translating to MRTLKPELLKNFLQDNPLIVDVRPPEQYNRADLEGALHIPLHDIQHGNHSLPKDRPLLLVCERGVMSELAGLYLEAAGYELVYNLEGGLQKLRKMADNR from the coding sequence ATGCGAACCCTAAAACCCGAGCTGCTCAAGAACTTTCTCCAGGACAACCCCCTGATAGTGGATGTGCGACCCCCCGAACAGTACAACCGCGCTGACCTCGAGGGTGCTTTGCATATCCCGTTGCACGACATCCAGCATGGCAACCACAGCCTGCCCAAAGACCGCCCCCTGCTCTTGGTCTGCGAGCGGGGGGTGATGAGCGAGCTGGCTGGGTTGTACCTCGAGGCGGCTGGCTACGAGTTGGTGTACAACCTCGAGGGGGGTCTGCAAAAGCTGCGTAAAATGGCCGATAACCGCTAA